Proteins encoded together in one Etheostoma cragini isolate CJK2018 chromosome 11, CSU_Ecrag_1.0, whole genome shotgun sequence window:
- the LOC117952412 gene encoding olfactory receptor 142-like, producing MVNDTNILLFTLSAYFDTGVLKYLYFLIIIYVYLLIIGANVLLIVVICVNRSLHEPMYLFLVSLFVNELYGSTGLFPFLLVQILSDIHTVSAPFCFLQIFCLHSYGAREFWTLAIMSYDRYLAICFPLQYHTRMTPKKIAVLIALTWLYSFFVTALTVSVLTAPLQLCGNIINKVYCDNPNVVKLACSDTSGINIYGLVNIFTVIFGLIILIIFSYMRILKVCFSGSRQTRQKALSTCTPHLASLLNFSFGGFFELIQSRFNMNYLPIMLRIFLSLYWLTCQPLINPLLYGLKMSKIRIVCRRLLVGRKR from the coding sequence ATGGTAAATGATACGAACATTTTACTGTTCACACTCAGTGCCTATTTTGACACAGGTGTtctcaaatatttatattttctcatTATCATATATGTATATCTGTTAATAATCGGTGCCAATGTGTTGCTGATTGTGGTTATCTGTGTGAACAGGAGCTTACATGAACCGATGTACCTTTTTCTGGTCAGcctgtttgtaaatgaactgtatggTAGTACAGGGTTGTTTCCATTCCTTCTGGTTCAGATCCTCTCTGATATTCACACTGTTTCTGCTCccttctgtttcctgcagatttTCTGTTTGCACTCTTATGGAGCGAGAGAATTTTGGACCTTAGCCATAATGTCCTATGATAGATATCTTGCTATCTGTTTTCCTCTACAATATCATACTCGTATGACACCTAAAAAGATTGCCGTGCTTATTGCTCTAACATGGTTGtactctttttttgtcactgctTTGACAGTTTCTGTTCTGACTGCTCCTTTACAGCTGTGTGGAAACATTATTAACAAAGTGTACTGTGACAACCCTAATGTTGTCAAGCTGGCCTGCTCTGATACATCAGGCATTAACATTTATGGACTTGttaatatatttacagtaatctTTGGTCTTATAATCTTAATTATTTTCTCTTACATGAGGatccttaaagtgtgtttttctggttctaGACAGACCAGACAGAAAGCTCTCAGTACCTGCACACCTCACCTCGCTTCCCTGCTAAATTTTTCTTTTGGGGGTTTCTTTGAATTAATACAAAGCAGGtttaatatgaattatttaCCCATTATGTTGcgtatttttctgtcattgtacTGGCTTACATGCCAACCACTCATCAATCCTTTACTGTACGGACTAAAGATGTCAAAAATACGCATTGTATGTAGACGTCTGCTTGTTGGGAGGAAAAGGTAA